From a region of the Constantimarinum furrinae genome:
- a CDS encoding zinc-dependent metalloprotease encodes MKNLTVLIFFFFGMNIVSGQFLEKKKDLQSFSGYFNFHYSDSLGEIYLEVPKTRLDAEFLYVHSLRTGLGSNDIGLDRGQLGDQAVVKFIKSGNQLLLLEPNLKYRAITNNQPERKSIEEAFARSVLFGFPIKETKDDLYIIDLSPFLLLDAHGVAQRLKSNKEGTYKPEKSRSTLWMERTKAFPKNVEFEALLTFIGEPTGRNLRSVAPDVNTISVIQHHSFVELPDDKYKPRDFDPRSGSFSINYQDYSTPIWEPLTKRLITRHRLEKKDPLAAVSEAVDPIIYYLDPGTPEPVRSALLEGAAWWNEAFEAIGYRNAFQVKILPEDADPMDVRYNVIQWVHRSTRGWSYGGSIIDPRTGEILKGHVSLGSLRIRQDFMIAQALMDKPFAQRDDNHQQMLNMALARIRQLSAHEVGHTLGFAHNFAASANNRASVMDYPHPQLTLIGNTVNFANAYATGIGDWDKVTVAYSYADVPSGVNEKTYLNSILESAFANGLRYITDSDARAQDGAHASAHLWDNGTNASEELNNVLMLRKVAMQNFSEDNIRTGEPFSVLEDVFVPLYFYHRYQTEAAVKLIGGMDYDYSVKGYNSTMPEFLPKEIQTDALKAILRTLEAETLAIPQDKLKLFPPRAYGYNRGRESFRSDTGVAFDALGAAATASDMTLKLLLHPERANRLIQQKALIPSSLGLAEILTNLVNRFEDNEGPSAYLSEIKKTVNWTVLQHLMTLANHSKATPQVRAITDAALNEISVMLKKEKDPFSELIKKEIREFIEHPEKYKSDTVPAIPDGSPIGSYQCLME; translated from the coding sequence ATGAAAAATCTTACTGTTCTTATCTTCTTTTTCTTCGGAATGAATATCGTTTCGGGTCAGTTTTTGGAGAAGAAGAAAGACCTCCAATCTTTTAGCGGTTATTTTAATTTTCACTATTCCGATTCCTTAGGCGAAATATATTTGGAAGTACCTAAAACCCGATTGGATGCTGAGTTTCTATATGTGCACTCACTGCGTACAGGATTAGGGAGTAATGATATTGGTCTGGATCGCGGACAATTGGGAGATCAGGCTGTTGTGAAATTTATAAAAAGCGGCAACCAATTGCTCTTGTTAGAACCCAATTTAAAATATCGTGCGATCACCAATAACCAACCCGAACGCAAATCGATAGAGGAAGCATTCGCCCGATCGGTGTTATTTGGCTTTCCCATAAAAGAAACAAAGGATGATCTATATATCATCGATCTGTCTCCATTTCTGCTTTTGGATGCTCATGGGGTGGCACAACGACTCAAGTCTAACAAAGAAGGAACCTATAAACCCGAAAAATCCAGAAGCACGCTGTGGATGGAGCGAACCAAGGCGTTTCCCAAGAATGTGGAGTTTGAGGCATTGCTCACTTTTATTGGAGAACCAACCGGCAGAAACCTGAGAAGTGTAGCACCCGATGTGAATACTATCTCGGTGATCCAACATCATAGTTTTGTAGAATTACCCGATGATAAGTACAAACCCAGAGATTTCGATCCGCGCAGCGGTTCCTTTTCTATCAATTATCAGGATTACAGCACACCCATCTGGGAGCCGCTTACCAAAAGATTAATTACGAGACACCGATTAGAGAAAAAAGATCCATTAGCAGCGGTTAGTGAAGCCGTGGATCCTATTATTTATTATTTAGATCCGGGAACGCCTGAGCCGGTGCGTTCGGCACTGCTGGAAGGAGCGGCTTGGTGGAATGAAGCGTTTGAGGCTATTGGGTATAGAAATGCCTTTCAGGTAAAAATATTGCCCGAGGATGCGGATCCCATGGATGTGCGTTATAATGTAATACAATGGGTACATCGTTCCACCAGAGGTTGGAGTTATGGGGGAAGTATCATCGATCCAAGGACAGGAGAGATATTAAAAGGACACGTAAGTCTGGGTAGCCTGAGAATTCGACAGGATTTTATGATCGCTCAGGCGTTAATGGACAAACCTTTCGCACAGCGGGATGATAATCACCAGCAAATGCTCAATATGGCATTAGCGAGAATTAGACAATTATCGGCGCACGAAGTAGGGCACACCCTGGGATTTGCCCATAATTTTGCGGCCAGTGCCAACAATAGAGCCAGTGTTATGGATTATCCGCATCCTCAGCTCACTTTAATAGGGAATACAGTGAATTTTGCCAACGCTTATGCGACGGGCATTGGGGATTGGGATAAAGTTACGGTGGCTTATTCGTATGCTGATGTGCCATCGGGGGTAAATGAAAAGACTTACCTCAATTCAATTTTGGAGAGTGCCTTTGCGAATGGCCTGCGGTATATTACCGACAGTGATGCCCGGGCACAGGATGGTGCACATGCTAGCGCTCATTTGTGGGACAACGGGACGAATGCTTCGGAAGAGTTAAATAACGTTTTAATGCTTCGGAAGGTCGCAATGCAAAATTTTTCTGAAGACAATATCCGAACCGGCGAACCCTTTTCAGTATTAGAAGATGTATTCGTACCGCTGTATTTTTATCACAGATACCAAACGGAAGCCGCCGTAAAATTAATAGGTGGAATGGATTACGATTATTCGGTTAAGGGATACAACAGTACTATGCCGGAATTCCTTCCGAAGGAAATCCAGACCGATGCATTAAAAGCAATACTGCGTACGTTAGAAGCCGAAACCCTTGCCATACCTCAAGATAAACTAAAATTATTTCCTCCAAGAGCCTATGGATATAACAGAGGCCGGGAATCTTTCCGAAGCGACACCGGTGTAGCTTTCGATGCCTTAGGTGCTGCAGCCACGGCCAGTGATATGACCTTAAAACTATTATTACATCCTGAAAGAGCCAATCGGCTTATTCAGCAAAAGGCTTTGATACCTTCAAGTTTAGGACTTGCCGAGATTTTGACTAATTTGGTGAATCGATTTGAGGACAATGAGGGGCCTTCAGCATACTTAAGCGAAATTAAAAAGACTGTAAACTGGACGGTGCTACAACACTTAATGACTTTGGCGAATCATTCAAAAGCGACACCACAGGTTAGAGCCATAACAGATGCAGCGCTAAATGAGATTTCAGTGATGCTTAAAAAGGAGAAGGATCCCTTTTCAGAATTGATCAAAAAAGAAATTCGGGAATTTATTGAACATCCCGAGAAATACAAATCGGATACGGTGCCTGCGATTCCCGATGGCAGTCCGATAGGAAGCTATCAATGTTTAATGGAATAA
- a CDS encoding threonine aldolase family protein, which yields MIIDLRSDTVTKPTAGMLQAMLQAKTGDDVYKEDPTVNELEARFANLFGMDAALFFPSGSMANQAAIKLHTQPGEQLICDKWAHVFNYEGGGASFNSGVSCKLVDGNRGMITAEQVKENINEPDFYHSPLTSLVCIENTTNKGGGACYDHSELKKIRSVCDSHKLGLHLDGARLMNAIVAKSEDPKQYGVLFDTISVCLSKGLGTPLGTVLIGRKELMQKAIRIRKILGGGMRQIGYMAACGLYALDNHIDRLAEDHKRASEIAEMLQKVSYVEKVEPTETNIVIFYLADGLSENTFINDLRDQNVIISNMGNGKLRIVTHLDYTDVMHKTFLKILQNYQ from the coding sequence ATGATCATAGATCTGCGAAGTGACACGGTTACAAAACCTACAGCCGGGATGTTGCAAGCCATGCTGCAGGCCAAAACCGGAGACGATGTGTATAAGGAGGATCCCACGGTAAATGAACTCGAAGCTCGGTTTGCTAATCTTTTTGGGATGGACGCCGCATTGTTTTTCCCCAGCGGGAGTATGGCCAATCAGGCGGCCATTAAGCTCCATACTCAGCCCGGTGAGCAGCTTATATGTGATAAATGGGCACACGTATTTAATTATGAAGGAGGAGGGGCATCCTTTAACAGTGGGGTTTCCTGCAAGCTGGTAGACGGGAACCGAGGTATGATCACCGCAGAGCAGGTTAAGGAAAACATCAATGAGCCGGATTTTTATCACAGTCCGCTTACCTCACTTGTCTGCATCGAAAATACGACCAACAAAGGAGGTGGAGCCTGTTACGATCATTCCGAATTAAAAAAGATTCGCAGTGTTTGCGACAGCCATAAATTAGGATTGCATTTGGATGGCGCCAGACTTATGAACGCTATTGTTGCGAAAAGTGAAGATCCAAAACAGTACGGAGTGCTTTTCGATACTATTTCAGTTTGTCTTAGTAAAGGATTGGGAACCCCTTTGGGAACAGTGCTTATAGGAAGAAAAGAACTGATGCAAAAGGCAATTCGGATTCGAAAGATCCTAGGAGGAGGAATGCGGCAGATAGGTTATATGGCGGCTTGCGGCTTATACGCTTTAGACAATCATATAGATCGATTGGCAGAAGATCACAAAAGAGCTTCAGAGATCGCCGAAATGCTTCAAAAAGTGTCGTATGTTGAGAAAGTAGAACCTACCGAGACCAATATCGTGATCTTTTATTTGGCAGATGGACTTTCAGAAAACACGTTTATTAATGATTTAAGGGATCAAAATGTAATCATAAGCAATATGGGGAATGGGAAGTTAAGAATTGTAACCCATCTCGATTACACCGATGTTATGCACAAAACATTTCTGAAAATCCTTCAGAATTACCAATAA
- a CDS encoding YegP family protein produces the protein MFEIKKSGDKYHFVLKAANGQVILSSQMYASKSGATNGVESVKKNCGDDNCFERKTAKNGKFHFNIKSTNGQIIGSSQMYASESGMNNGIESVKKNAPGAKVKDVE, from the coding sequence ATGTTTGAAATTAAAAAATCCGGTGATAAATATCACTTTGTACTAAAGGCTGCTAACGGTCAAGTTATTTTATCAAGCCAGATGTACGCTTCAAAATCCGGAGCTACTAACGGTGTCGAGTCTGTAAAGAAAAATTGTGGAGATGATAACTGCTTCGAAAGAAAAACCGCTAAAAATGGTAAGTTCCATTTTAATATTAAATCAACTAACGGTCAGATAATTGGAAGCAGTCAGATGTACGCTTCAGAATCGGGCATGAACAACGGGATAGAATCGGTTAAAAAGAACGCTCCCGGTGCTAAAGTAAAAGATGTAGAGTAA
- a CDS encoding YbaB/EbfC family nucleoid-associated protein — MFGDIMGMMGKLKETQEKVEATKKRLHTVLIDEASNDNLLKVTITANREIKSIEVSDQLLEDKEQLEDYLILTINKAIEKAGAVHESEIAAVAKEGMPNIPGLDGIFK, encoded by the coding sequence ATGTTCGGAGATATCATGGGAATGATGGGTAAATTAAAGGAAACCCAGGAAAAAGTAGAAGCGACAAAAAAAAGATTGCATACGGTACTCATTGATGAAGCAAGCAATGACAACCTTTTAAAAGTCACGATCACCGCTAATCGGGAAATAAAAAGTATTGAGGTCTCAGATCAGTTACTTGAAGACAAGGAGCAGTTGGAAGACTATTTGATCCTTACTATCAATAAAGCCATTGAAAAGGCCGGCGCGGTACATGAATCAGAAATCGCAGCTGTTGCCAAAGAAGGCATGCCGAATATTCCCGGATTGGACGGAATATTTAAATAA
- a CDS encoding S9 family peptidase, which yields MKFLATLSLASLIFAASCNTKETSEKNMEITPPKADKIAKNLEIHGDVRVDNYYWLNQKDEAEVVDYLERENDYYAKMTAHTDALKKDLFEEIKSRIKEDDESVPYFYNGYYYITRYETGKDYPVYTRKKGSLDAEEEVMFNVNDLAEGHSYYDLRGINVSKDNKWVAFGVDTVSRRKYTIYIKNLETGDILPESIDLTTAGSTWANDNKTLFYTRKDEQTLRSNQIFKHKRGTKSSEDKLIYTEDDETFGTYVYKTKSDKFLVIGSYSTLTSEFRILSADKPDGEFKVFQPRERGLEYGISHFGNHFYIVTNEGGATNFKLMKTPENKTTKENWEEVIAHRPDVLLEDIDIFKEYLVVSERNNGLNKLRIMRWDGAAEYYLPFENETYTAYTTQNPEFDSEILRYGYNSLTTPASVIDFNMKTKEKTVKKEVEVLGGEFDKNNYDSKRVWATAADGTKIPISLVYRKGMKQDGTNPLLIYGYGSYGSTIDPYFSVSRLSLLDRGFIFAIAHVRGGEYLGRQWYENGKLLKKKNTFTDFVDASKYLIAEKYTSEEHLYASGGSAGGLLMGAVVNMAPEIYNGVIASVPFVDVVTTMLDDSIPLTTGEYDEWGNPNDLEYYNYMKSYSPYDNVTAQNYPNMFITTGYHDSQVQYWEPAKWVAKLREYKTGDNIILFHTNMEAGHGGASGRFEALKEVAMDYAFLLDLEGIKE from the coding sequence ATGAAATTTTTAGCCACACTTTCCTTAGCTTCCCTTATTTTTGCCGCATCCTGTAATACTAAAGAAACTTCAGAAAAAAACATGGAGATAACCCCGCCCAAAGCAGATAAAATAGCCAAAAACCTTGAAATTCACGGTGATGTAAGAGTTGATAATTACTACTGGCTGAATCAGAAAGATGAAGCCGAGGTTGTTGATTATCTTGAGCGTGAAAATGACTATTACGCAAAAATGACAGCACATACTGATGCGCTTAAAAAGGATCTTTTTGAAGAAATTAAAAGCCGCATTAAGGAGGATGATGAATCGGTGCCTTACTTCTACAATGGGTACTATTACATTACACGCTACGAAACCGGAAAGGATTATCCCGTTTATACCCGTAAAAAGGGTTCACTGGATGCTGAGGAAGAAGTCATGTTTAATGTTAATGATCTGGCCGAAGGGCATTCTTACTACGATCTAAGAGGTATTAATGTAAGTAAGGACAACAAATGGGTTGCCTTTGGGGTAGATACGGTAAGCCGTAGAAAATATACCATCTATATAAAGAATCTTGAAACCGGTGATATATTGCCGGAGAGTATCGATCTTACCACGGCCGGGTCTACCTGGGCGAATGACAACAAAACGCTGTTTTACACTCGTAAAGATGAGCAAACACTGCGCTCTAATCAGATATTCAAGCACAAACGCGGAACAAAGTCTTCTGAAGACAAGTTGATTTACACCGAAGACGACGAAACCTTTGGTACTTATGTATACAAAACCAAATCGGATAAATTTCTTGTAATTGGAAGTTACAGTACGCTTACTTCGGAATTCAGAATATTGAGTGCCGATAAACCCGATGGTGAATTTAAGGTCTTCCAGCCCAGAGAGCGAGGTCTGGAGTACGGTATATCCCATTTCGGGAATCACTTTTATATAGTGACTAACGAAGGAGGAGCGACCAATTTTAAGCTTATGAAGACTCCCGAAAATAAAACTACCAAGGAGAACTGGGAAGAAGTAATCGCACACCGACCCGATGTGTTGCTGGAGGATATCGATATTTTTAAAGAATACCTTGTGGTTAGTGAACGAAATAACGGACTAAACAAGCTTCGCATCATGCGCTGGGATGGAGCAGCCGAGTACTATTTGCCTTTCGAGAATGAAACCTACACGGCATATACCACTCAAAACCCCGAATTTGACTCAGAGATCCTGCGATACGGTTATAATTCGTTAACCACACCCGCTTCGGTGATCGATTTCAACATGAAAACCAAAGAGAAAACGGTTAAAAAGGAAGTTGAAGTACTTGGGGGAGAATTCGATAAGAATAATTATGATTCTAAGCGGGTGTGGGCTACTGCAGCCGATGGTACGAAAATTCCTATTTCTTTGGTGTATCGTAAAGGAATGAAACAAGACGGTACAAATCCGTTACTCATTTACGGCTATGGGTCGTACGGTTCTACCATAGATCCTTATTTCTCGGTGTCCAGGTTATCGCTGCTCGACAGGGGGTTCATATTTGCAATTGCCCATGTGCGTGGCGGAGAATATCTTGGAAGACAATGGTATGAGAATGGTAAATTATTGAAGAAGAAAAATACCTTTACCGACTTTGTGGATGCGTCGAAATATTTAATAGCTGAAAAATATACAAGTGAGGAGCATCTTTATGCCTCGGGAGGATCTGCCGGGGGATTATTGATGGGGGCAGTGGTCAACATGGCGCCGGAAATTTATAATGGTGTTATTGCTTCTGTACCCTTTGTTGATGTTGTAACTACGATGTTAGATGATAGCATTCCATTAACCACAGGCGAATATGATGAATGGGGAAATCCAAATGACTTGGAATACTATAATTATATGAAGTCTTATTCTCCCTACGATAATGTGACCGCTCAAAACTATCCCAATATGTTTATTACAACTGGCTATCACGATTCGCAAGTTCAGTATTGGGAACCGGCCAAATGGGTGGCAAAATTACGAGAATACAAAACCGGTGACAATATAATATTGTTTCATACGAATATGGAAGCAGGTCATGGCGGGGCTTCCGGTCGTTTTGAAGCACTCAAGGAAGTTGCCATGGATTATGCATTTTTATTGGATTTAGAAGGAATAAAAGAGTAA
- a CDS encoding PLP-dependent cysteine synthase family protein, translating into MKQEIQAHNNVLELIGNTPLIKLNNITSGMKGNYFAKVEAFNPGHSTKDRIALHIIEEAERKGILSPGDTIIETTSGNTGFSIAMVSIIKGYECVLAVSSKSSKDKIDMLKTMGAKVYVCPAHVSADDPRSYYEVAKRLHNEINGSVYINQYFNELNIDAHYHTTGPEIWNQTAGKITHLVACSGTGGTISGTARFLKEQNPEIKVIGIDAYGSVLQKYHQTRQFDANEIYPYRIEGLGKNLIPTATDFDQIDAFIKVTDESSAHAARELAKTEGLFVGYTSGAAMQGLKQLEEEGIFSEEDNIVVIFPDHGSRYMSKIYNDEWMEQQGFTDAKSQDTVGIEYIK; encoded by the coding sequence ATGAAACAGGAAATTCAGGCTCATAATAATGTTTTGGAATTAATTGGAAACACTCCGTTAATAAAGCTCAATAACATTACATCAGGCATGAAAGGCAACTACTTTGCTAAAGTAGAGGCATTTAATCCAGGACATTCTACCAAAGACCGCATCGCACTTCATATTATTGAAGAGGCTGAAAGAAAAGGAATTCTTTCGCCCGGCGATACTATTATTGAAACAACCAGTGGAAACACCGGTTTTAGTATTGCTATGGTAAGTATTATTAAAGGCTATGAATGTGTTTTGGCTGTAAGTTCTAAATCTTCGAAAGACAAGATAGATATGTTGAAGACCATGGGAGCTAAGGTCTATGTTTGTCCTGCACATGTAAGTGCAGATGATCCACGTTCCTATTACGAAGTTGCTAAACGTCTTCACAATGAGATCAATGGTTCGGTGTATATCAATCAGTATTTTAATGAACTGAATATCGATGCGCATTATCATACTACCGGTCCTGAAATATGGAATCAGACAGCAGGGAAGATCACGCATCTTGTGGCTTGCAGTGGAACCGGTGGAACCATTTCAGGAACAGCTCGGTTTCTGAAAGAGCAAAATCCGGAAATTAAAGTGATAGGAATCGATGCTTACGGCTCGGTATTACAGAAATATCATCAAACGCGCCAATTTGATGCCAATGAGATCTATCCTTACAGAATTGAAGGACTAGGAAAGAATTTAATTCCAACGGCAACCGACTTCGATCAGATTGATGCGTTTATAAAGGTTACCGACGAATCCAGCGCACATGCTGCACGAGAGTTGGCCAAGACTGAAGGACTTTTTGTTGGCTATACCAGTGGTGCTGCCATGCAAGGCTTAAAGCAGTTGGAGGAAGAAGGTATTTTTTCTGAAGAGGACAATATTGTAGTTATATTCCCGGATCACGGATCGCGTTATATGAGTAAGATATACAATGACGAGTGGATGGAACAACAAGGCTTTACCGATGCTAAATCTCAGGATACCGTAGGGATCGAATATATCAAATAA
- a CDS encoding aminotransferase class I/II-fold pyridoxal phosphate-dependent enzyme: protein MKDLFDKIYKDKGPLGKWAEQAEGYFVFPKLEGPISNRMRFNGKEVITWSVNDYLGLANHPEVRKVDAEAGAKYGSAYPMGARMMSGHTDLHEQLQRELAKFVNKEAAYLLNFGYQGMVSTIDALVAKDDVIVYDVDAHACIIDGVRLHLGQRFTYKHNDMESIEKNLKRAEKVAEKTGGGILLISEGVFGMRGEQGKLKEIVALKKKYNFRFFVDDAHGFGTLGKTGAGAGEEQGVQDEIDVYFATFAKSMASTGAFIAADEEIINYLKYNLRSQMFAKSLQMQLVEGALKRLDMLRTMPELKEKLWENVNALQGGLKERGFDIGTTQSCVTPVYLKGSIPEAMALVKDLRENHGIFCSIVVYPVIPKGLILLRMIPTSSHTMQDIEETLDAFSAIRERLENGTYKRLSAAVAAAMGE, encoded by the coding sequence ATGAAGGATCTATTTGATAAAATCTACAAGGATAAAGGCCCTTTAGGGAAGTGGGCAGAGCAGGCGGAAGGATATTTTGTATTTCCAAAGCTTGAAGGACCCATAAGCAATCGAATGCGTTTTAACGGGAAGGAAGTGATCACCTGGAGTGTGAATGACTATCTGGGTCTTGCGAATCACCCTGAAGTAAGAAAGGTTGATGCCGAAGCCGGAGCTAAATACGGATCTGCCTATCCTATGGGGGCTCGAATGATGAGTGGTCATACCGATCTTCACGAGCAGTTGCAACGTGAACTTGCCAAATTTGTCAATAAAGAAGCGGCATATCTACTTAATTTCGGATATCAGGGAATGGTATCTACCATCGACGCTTTGGTGGCTAAGGACGATGTGATCGTCTACGATGTAGATGCTCATGCCTGTATCATCGATGGGGTTAGATTGCACTTGGGTCAGCGATTTACCTATAAGCATAACGATATGGAAAGTATCGAAAAGAACTTAAAGCGAGCTGAAAAAGTTGCTGAAAAGACCGGGGGCGGGATTCTTCTAATTTCTGAAGGCGTCTTCGGAATGCGTGGAGAACAGGGAAAACTGAAGGAGATTGTTGCATTAAAGAAAAAATACAACTTCCGCTTTTTTGTAGATGATGCACACGGTTTTGGTACATTAGGTAAGACCGGTGCCGGTGCAGGAGAAGAACAAGGGGTGCAGGATGAGATCGATGTGTATTTTGCAACCTTTGCAAAGTCTATGGCGAGTACCGGAGCCTTTATCGCTGCCGATGAAGAGATCATAAATTACCTTAAATATAACCTGCGATCGCAGATGTTCGCAAAATCATTGCAGATGCAACTGGTTGAAGGCGCTCTGAAGCGTCTGGATATGCTTCGCACCATGCCCGAGCTAAAAGAAAAGCTCTGGGAGAACGTAAATGCACTTCAGGGTGGACTCAAAGAGAGAGGTTTCGATATTGGAACCACACAGAGCTGTGTAACACCGGTATATCTCAAGGGAAGTATACCCGAGGCAATGGCATTAGTAAAAGACCTTAGAGAAAATCACGGGATTTTCTGCTCGATCGTGGTATATCCTGTCATTCCGAAGGGATTGATCTTATTGCGTATGATTCCAACTTCTTCGCATACTATGCAGGACATTGAAGAGACACTGGATGCTTTTTCGGCTATCCGCGAACGATTGGAAAACGGAACCTACAAAAGACTTTCAGCGGCAGTCGCGGCGGCTATGGGAGAATAG
- a CDS encoding GNAT family N-acetyltransferase: MINVKQVTTRKKLKQFVTFPFKLYKNSKYWVPPLIKDEMETLDLTKNPVSKNADANYFLAYKNNEIVGRIAVIVNHLEVEQIGKKKVRFGWLDMIDDIEVTKALLEKVFEIGRANKLEYAEGPVGFSNMEKAGILTKGFDELNTMITWYHHPYYARHMEELGFEKQATWVEFRIKIPEEAFEKVKKFSRIVRDRYKLTVIRFKNKKEILPYVDAMFDLLNKTYNTLQTFVPIQQYQIDYYKEKYFGFIHPDYITCIKDETGKLIAFSVVMPSFSKALKKANGKLIPLGWYHIVQAQKKNDKAAFYLIGIDPEYQGKGVTAIIFEEMQKLFNDKGIETVETNPELKENTAVQLLWKDYDPVQHKERSTYKKSL, from the coding sequence ATGATCAACGTTAAACAAGTAACCACCCGAAAAAAATTAAAGCAGTTTGTGACCTTTCCGTTCAAGCTGTATAAAAACAGTAAGTATTGGGTCCCCCCTCTTATAAAGGATGAGATGGAGACCCTTGATCTTACCAAGAATCCTGTCTCAAAAAATGCCGATGCCAACTACTTTCTCGCCTATAAAAACAATGAGATCGTAGGAAGGATCGCTGTTATCGTAAACCATCTGGAAGTGGAACAGATTGGTAAAAAAAAGGTGCGCTTTGGATGGCTTGATATGATAGATGATATTGAGGTTACCAAGGCCCTTCTTGAAAAGGTATTTGAAATTGGAAGAGCAAATAAGCTTGAATACGCCGAAGGTCCGGTAGGATTTTCCAATATGGAAAAGGCGGGTATTCTCACCAAAGGCTTTGATGAACTCAACACTATGATTACCTGGTATCATCACCCTTACTATGCCCGACATATGGAAGAATTAGGCTTTGAGAAACAGGCCACATGGGTGGAATTTAGAATAAAGATTCCCGAGGAAGCTTTTGAAAAGGTCAAGAAATTCTCTAGGATCGTACGGGATCGTTATAAGCTCACTGTAATTCGTTTTAAAAACAAAAAAGAGATCCTGCCCTATGTGGACGCCATGTTCGATCTCCTTAATAAGACTTATAATACGCTGCAAACCTTTGTTCCTATTCAGCAGTATCAGATCGATTATTACAAGGAAAAATATTTTGGTTTTATTCATCCCGATTATATCACCTGCATTAAAGATGAAACGGGCAAGTTGATCGCCTTTTCTGTCGTGATGCCGTCCTTCTCTAAAGCTCTGAAAAAGGCTAATGGAAAGCTTATCCCGCTTGGATGGTATCATATTGTACAAGCCCAGAAAAAGAACGATAAAGCTGCATTTTACTTAATAGGTATAGACCCCGAATATCAGGGAAAGGGCGTTACCGCCATTATTTTTGAAGAAATGCAGAAGCTTTTTAATGATAAAGGGATTGAAACGGTTGAAACCAACCCCGAATTGAAAGAAAATACTGCAGTACAGCTGCTTTGGAAGGATTATGATCCTGTGCAGCATAAAGAACGGAGTACCTATAAAAAAAGCCTATAA
- a CDS encoding transporter, producing MRIRILFALSFLLYPFLTSVAQYTEMINTNRPGVSQGAFSVGKKVLQFESGLSYGKEDHRLLETETSAWAWDYAVRYGFFKEELEVSLIGEFQSNNITDSRGAVPLEIKQSNFRSNTLGAKYLIYDPYRKMALEGPNLYSWKANNRWQWRDLIPAVSVYAGANFDFADNPFTPEPESTISPKFILSTQNNWIGGFVFVTNIIVDRVTTDFPTYSYILTLTHATNRYFSIFVENQGIKSDFYADQLFRGGAAVLITPDFHIDASVTLNFKDTPSRFYGRVGVAYRFDMHSEDEYIEEKGKAGRTDKKAEKAKKKQQRKNKRKDGFEDDDGGGDGGGL from the coding sequence ATGCGCATTCGTATTCTCTTTGCCCTGTCCTTTTTACTCTATCCATTCTTAACTTCGGTAGCCCAGTATACTGAAATGATCAACACTAACAGACCGGGTGTTTCTCAAGGAGCTTTTTCGGTTGGAAAAAAGGTGCTGCAATTTGAATCGGGTCTTAGCTATGGCAAAGAGGATCACCGTTTGCTGGAGACCGAAACATCTGCCTGGGCATGGGATTACGCTGTGCGGTATGGATTTTTTAAAGAAGAACTCGAAGTAAGTTTGATTGGAGAGTTTCAATCGAATAATATTACAGATAGTCGTGGTGCGGTTCCTTTGGAAATAAAGCAGAGTAACTTCCGAAGTAATACATTGGGTGCAAAATACCTTATTTACGACCCCTACCGAAAGATGGCATTGGAAGGCCCGAATTTGTATAGCTGGAAAGCAAATAATCGCTGGCAGTGGAGAGATCTAATCCCTGCCGTTTCTGTGTATGCGGGAGCAAACTTCGATTTTGCCGACAATCCCTTTACTCCGGAGCCTGAATCAACTATTAGTCCAAAGTTTATTTTATCCACTCAAAACAACTGGATAGGCGGATTTGTATTTGTCACCAATATCATAGTTGACAGAGTGACTACAGATTTTCCAACCTATTCCTATATTCTAACCCTTACGCATGCCACCAACAGATATTTTTCAATTTTTGTTGAAAATCAAGGAATAAAAAGCGATTTTTACGCCGACCAATTATTTCGTGGTGGAGCGGCGGTGTTGATAACTCCCGACTTTCATATTGATGCGTCGGTAACGCTGAATTTTAAAGATACGCCTTCCCGTTTTTACGGAAGAGTTGGAGTTGCATACCGCTTCGATATGCATAGTGAAGATGAATATATAGAAGAAAAAGGCAAGGCCGGCCGAACAGATAAAAAAGCTGAAAAGGCCAAAAAGAAACAACAACGAAAAAACAAACGAAAAGACGGTTTTGAAGACGATGATGGAGGCGGTGACGGAGGAGGTCTGTAG